The Megalops cyprinoides isolate fMegCyp1 chromosome 19, fMegCyp1.pri, whole genome shotgun sequence genome has a window encoding:
- the tmem150b gene encoding modulator of macroautophagy TMEM150B: MWVWALLPIFLAVGGTLGIWAVFGMAVSNGTVNLTVEFPYISTCGTYNPQSCVFAQIINICAVLALWIVVLRFQQIRDYGLNSKVNIASVVLGFISGLGISIIGNFQQSVVMGAHLLGAFLAFFVGLAYFWLQVWLTYKAEPACDRRWVGPVRAVFCSICTILIITMSILHNNDYRSGAAICEWLAVMAFFVLFGLFATEFRHINCHQLTVQKQGSDKQQGRNGVLGRNEVA, from the exons ATGTGGGTGTGGGCGTTGCTTCCCATCTTTTTGGCAGTCGGGGGCACTTTGGGAATATGGGCAGT ATTTGGTATGGCTGTATCAAATGGGACAGTCAATCTTACAGTGGAATTCCCCTACATCAG TACGTGTGGCACCTATAACCCTCAGAGCTGTGTCTTTGCTCAGATCATCAACATCTGTGCTGTTCTGG cactgtggATCGTTGTGTTGAGGTTCCAGCAGATTAGGGACTATGGACTGAACAGCAAGGTCAACATCGCCAGCGTGGTTTTGGGCTTCATCTCAGGACTAGGCATCTCCATCATCGGAAACTTCCAG CAATCAGTGGTGATGGGAGCTCACCTGTTAGGGGCGTTCCTGGCCTTCTTCGTGGGGCTGGCCTACTTTTGGCTGCAGGTGTGGCTGACCTACAAGGCGGAGCCAGCCTGTGACCGCCGCTGGGTGGGTCCAGTCCGCGCAGTCTTCTGCAGCATCTGCaccatcctcatcatcacca tGTCCATCCTGCACAACAACGACTACCGCTCGGGCGCCGCCATTTGCGAGTGGCTGGCCGTCATGGCCTTCTTCGTGCTGTTTGGCCTCTTCGCCACCGAGTTCCGACACATCAACTGCCACCAGCTCACCGTGCAGAAGCAGGGTTCTGACAAGCAGCAGGGCAGGAACGGTGTGTTGGGGAGGAACGAGGTCGCCTGA